In Archocentrus centrarchus isolate MPI-CPG fArcCen1 chromosome 16, fArcCen1, whole genome shotgun sequence, a single window of DNA contains:
- the ddr1 gene encoding epithelial discoidin domain-containing receptor 1 — protein sequence MALMTLRAFPVTVVTALIVLVSSSEEHEWHFDPAQCRYALGMEDGAIPDSDITASSAWSDSTEAKHGRLSTGEGDGAWCPLGSVFPSGSEYLQIDLHRLHFLALVGTQGRHADGHGQEFARSYRLRYSRDGEKWITWKDRWGQDVVSGNENTYDVVLKDLGPPIVARMVRFYPLADRVMSVCLRVELYGCLWNDGLKAYTAPVGHVMQLSTMSVYLNDSTYDGSTEQGIQFGGLGQLCDGVLGGDDFIKTKEMRVWPGYDYLGWSREALGQGSVDIEFDFEKPRVFHHMQVHSNNRHTQGVRVFSKVECLFKPSILQPWSSPALTLPVPLEDLKDPSSRPISLPLGGRPAQILRCKFYFADHWLLISEISFLSEPFEEDVTDKDSFPPNIPKIPDTSSSPSPVNVTSPASTSSRSTFNSTTRPSESPTTTAFMMDTTGNWTLSGPAFAAVTPRAGLPVAKDDSSNTAILIGCLVGIILLLLAVIVVILWRQYWKKLLGKAQGSLSSDELRVHLSVPSDNVVINNTHSYSSRYQRIHTFPDDRDHDREAEGEYQEPSALLRPRDHRDSTALLLNNPAHYLLLPDHRKGSRALVVPSSTQVREKSLNVPQACGLDFDMEKGFPPAQEEPPPYPGSPPYPSLSPPVSPPLPPSVPHYAEADIVSLQGVSGNNTYAVPALASSSPGADAAPLPELPRQCLIFKEKLGEGQFGEVHLCEIENPQDLPTLEFPFNVRKGRPLLVAVKILRPDASKNARNDFLKEVKILSRLKDPNIIRLLGVCVSSDPLCMVTEYMECGDLNQYLSQRVLLDKSGPSHNTPTISYPALISMASQIASGMKFLSSLNFVHRDLATRNCLVGGERGESGEDQGGERHIKIADFGMSRNLYAGDYYRIQGRAVLPIRWMAWECILMGKFTTASDAWAFGVTLWEMLSVCQEQPYSTLTDEQVIDNAGEFFRDQGRQVYLSRPAVCPQGLYELMLSCWNRDCKLRPSFAYIHSFLTEDAMNMV from the exons CTCAGTGTCGTTACGCCCTGGGGATGGAGGATGGCGCCATCCCAGATTCTGACATCACTGCCTCCAGCGCCTGGTCCGACTCCACAGAGGCAAAACATGGAAG GTTGAGTACTGGAGAGGGGGATGGAGCGTGGTGTCCATTAGGCTCCGTCTTCCCCAGCGGATCAGAGTACCTCCAG ATTGACCTGCACAGACTCCACTTCCTGGCTCTGGTTGGTACTCAGGGTCGCCACGCTGATGGGCACGGCCAAGAGTTCGCCCGCAGTTACCGGCTCCGCTACTCGCGAGATGGCGAGAAATGGATCACCTGGAAAGACCGCTGGGGCCAAGAT GTGGTGTCTGGTAATGAGAACACCTACGATGTTGTGCTGAAAGACCTTGGACCTCCCATTGTGGCTCGCATGGTGCGATTCTACCCACTCGCTGACCGGGTTATGAGTGTTTGCCTTCGAGTGGAGCTCTATGGTTGCCTTTGGAACG acGGGTTGAAGGCTTACACAGCTCCAGTGGGTCATGTCATGCAATTGTCCACCATGTCTGTGTATCTGAACGACTCCACCTATGATGGGAGCACAGAACAAGG aataCAGTTTGGAGGCCTGGGTCAGCTGTGTGATGGTGTCCTGGGAGGAGATGACTTCAtaaagactaaggagatgaggGTGTGGCCTGGTTATGACTACCTAGGCTGGAGCCGGGAAGCTCTCGGGCAAGGCAGCGTGGATATTGAGTTCGACTTTGAGAAACCACGAGTCTTCCACCACATGCAG GTGCACAGTAATAACCGTCACACACAGGGTGTGAGAGTTTTCAGCAAAGTGGAGTGTCTTTTTAAGCCCAGCATCCTCCAGCCATGGTCCTCTCCTGCCCTCACCCTGCCTGTGCCCCTCGAGGATCTAAAGGACCCCTCGTCGCGACCCATCTCTCTCCCACTGGGCGGCCGGCCAGCTCAGATCCTTCGCTGCAAATTCTACTTTGCAGACCACTGGCTGCTCATCAGCGAGATATCTTTCCTCTCTG AGCCATTTGAGGAGGATGTTACAGACAAGGATTCATTTCCTCCAAATATTCCAAAGATTCCTGACACcagctcctctccttctcctgtTAATGTCACCTCTCCTGCTTCCACATCGAGCCGCAGCACCTTCAATTCCACTACCAGGCCTTCTG AAtcccccaccaccaccgccTTCATGATGGACACCACTGGTAACTGGACGCTTTCAG GGCCTGCATTTGCTGCTGTTACTCCAAGGGCGGGGCTTCCCGTAGCTAAAGATGACAGCAGTAATACAgctattctgattggctgcctggTGGGCATCATCCTTCTGCTGCTGGCTGTGATAGTTGTCATTCTTTGGAGGCAGTACTGGAAAAAGTTATTAGGCAAG GCCCAAGGCAGTCTGTCCAGCGATGAGCTGCGAGTTCACCTGTCGGTCCCCTCGGACAACGTGGTCatcaacaacacacacagctactcGAGTCGCTACCAGCGCATCCACACTTTTCCGGATGACCGCGACCACGACAGAGAGGCAGAAGGGGAGTATCAGGAGCCCAGCGCTCTGCTCCGGCCCCGAGATCACAGAGACAGCACAG CCTTGCTGTTAAACAACCCAGCCCATTACCTGCTTCTACCAGATCACAGAAAAGGCTCGAGAGCGTTAGTCGTCCCCAGCTCCACACAGGTTCGGGAAAAGAGCCTCAATGTGCCCCAGG CTTGTGGTTTGGACTTCGACATGGAGAAAGGTTTTCCCCCGGCGCAGGAGGAGCCTCCTCCCTATCCTGGATCCCCTCCTTACCCTTCTCTGTCTCCACCCGTGTCTCCCCCACTGCCCCCCAGCGTCCCTCACTATGCTGAGGCAGACATCGTGAGTCTACAAGGTGTCAGTGGCAACAACACCTACGCCGTACCTGCCTTGGCCTCTTCAAGCCCCGGGGCTGATGCTGCCCCGCTGCCAGAGCTGCCGCGCCAGTGTCTCATCTTCAAGGAGAAGCTCGGAGAGGGACAGTTTGGAGAG GTGCACCTATGTGAAATCGAGAACCCTCAGGACCTTCCTACCTTGGAGTTTCCCTTCAATGTGAGAAAAGGTCGCCCCCTTCTGGTAGCTGTGAAGATACTGCGCCCAGACGCCTCCAAGAATGCCAG GAACGACTTCCTGAAAGAGGTGAAGATCCTGTCTCGCTTGAAGGACCCGAACATAATCCGGCTGCTGGGAGTGTGCGTGAGCAGTGATCCCCTCTGCATGGTCACTGAATACATGGAGTGTGGAGACTTGAACCAGTATCTGTCCCAACGAGTGCTTCTGGACAAGAGCGGGCCTTCACACAATACACCAACCATCAG TTACCCAGCCCTCATCTCCATGGCCAGCCAGATTGCTTCAGGAATGAAGTTCCTCTCCTCGCTTAACTTTGTGCACCGAGATCTGGCCACACGTAACTGtctggttgggggtgagaggGGTGAGAGCGGAGAGGATCAAGGCGGAGAACGTCACATCAAGATAGCCGACTTCGGCATGAGCAGGAACTTGTACGCTGGAGACTACTACAGGATCCAGGGCAGAGCCGTGCTGCCGATACGTTGGATGGCCTGGGAGTGCATACTCATG GGTAAGTTCACCACGGCAAGCGACGCGTGGGCGTTCGGAGTCACTCTGTGGGAGATGCTGAGCGTTTGTCAGGAGCAGCCGTACTCCACCCTCACAGATGAACAAGTCATCGACAATGCTGGGGAGTTCTTCAGAGACCAGGGCAGACAG GTGTATCTGAGCAGGCCAGCCGTGTGTCCTCAGGGTCTCTACGAGCTCATGTTGAGTTGCTGGAACAGAGACTGCAAGCTCCGCCCATCCTTTGCTTACATCCACTCCTTTCTCACTGAGGATGCCATGAACATGGTGTGA